A genomic stretch from ANME-2 cluster archaeon includes:
- a CDS encoding mechanosensitive ion channel family protein, with translation MADNNLIYPSLDATIVLNIAFTILLAYLLVRIITFLLTHLSERAFQYRITIKMLIPLLKFSIYGFTLYVILARILVVTSEQLWGFGVLLGAAIGFGLKDLFAGVIGGILISLGKPYQVGDKIRIGEYYGEVKDIGLISTTLVTPDDNLVSAPNYMVFTQPVASANAGNREMMVVIDLYVDHDADAGLAFKILKEAVITSMYVYISSKHPVTILIKEYPYYRRLRAKAYVTDLRYEFQFESDVTRRSLDEFTLKGIRAPRIMVIPGGSGPG, from the coding sequence ATGGCAGATAACAATCTTATTTATCCTTCACTTGATGCTACTATAGTCCTGAACATTGCCTTTACCATCCTCCTTGCATATCTGCTGGTCAGGATCATCACATTCCTGCTCACCCATTTATCTGAACGGGCATTCCAGTATCGGATTACAATAAAAATGCTGATACCGCTCTTGAAATTCTCGATATATGGGTTTACACTTTACGTTATTCTTGCCAGGATCCTGGTGGTAACATCCGAACAGCTGTGGGGTTTTGGGGTGCTGCTGGGTGCAGCCATCGGGTTTGGCCTTAAGGACCTGTTTGCGGGAGTTATAGGGGGAATCCTCATCAGTCTGGGAAAACCCTATCAGGTTGGCGACAAGATCAGGATAGGGGAATACTATGGTGAAGTAAAGGATATTGGGCTCATATCCACCACCCTGGTAACACCGGACGATAATCTTGTGTCCGCACCCAATTATATGGTCTTCACCCAGCCGGTGGCCAGTGCCAATGCCGGGAACCGTGAAATGATGGTGGTCATCGACCTGTATGTAGACCACGATGCTGATGCCGGTCTGGCATTTAAAATTCTGAAAGAAGCAGTGATAACTTCAATGTACGTTTATATATCCAGTAAGCATCCAGTAACCATACTTATCAAGGAATACCCCTATTATAGAAGGCTTCGGGCTAAAGCATACGTGACAGACCTCAGGTATGAGTTCCAGTTCGAATCCGATGTTACCAGGAGATCCCTGGACGAGTTTACATTGAAAGGGATAAGAGCACCACGGATCATGGTGATACCTGGCGGATCAGGACCTGGGTGA
- a CDS encoding mechanosensitive ion channel family protein has translation MNSNRELYIFLLSLLAIITIYINYFTDYLSEYSQELSKFLQSTIILLVGYLANYFTSIIIKRQIQEIKERYAFKKAVSTIIAIIAMGALIAVWFKETTSLIVAYGIISAGIAIALQDVLKNLAGGLIIFLSGPFRAGDRIQIETDMGDVLDINVFNTKIMEIRQWVDGDQYSGRIIQLPNSFILNKTVKNYTRDFSFIWDEIHLMLTYDSNWRKAQTIAVDIANDVTKEFEISAKKELKDMGDKYLITPADVESKIYTQITDNWIDMQLRYVVDPRRRRTNKHLLNEKILDAFLKEKDIKIASATYEIVGFPAVRMEK, from the coding sequence ATGAATTCGAATCGAGAATTATACATCTTTTTATTAAGCTTATTGGCGATAATTACAATATATATCAATTATTTTACGGACTATCTTAGTGAATACAGCCAGGAATTGAGCAAGTTCCTGCAGTCTACAATCATACTACTGGTTGGCTATCTGGCAAACTATTTCACCAGCATCATTATTAAAAGACAGATACAGGAAATTAAAGAACGATATGCCTTTAAAAAAGCCGTCTCAACCATTATTGCAATCATCGCAATGGGAGCATTGATAGCTGTATGGTTCAAGGAAACTACTTCATTAATAGTTGCATATGGGATAATAAGTGCGGGTATTGCGATTGCACTCCAGGATGTACTAAAAAACCTGGCCGGTGGGCTCATTATTTTTCTCTCAGGACCCTTCAGGGCAGGAGATAGGATACAGATAGAAACCGACATGGGAGATGTACTGGATATCAATGTATTTAACACGAAAATAATGGAGATCAGGCAATGGGTTGACGGGGACCAGTATTCAGGAAGGATCATCCAGTTGCCCAATAGTTTCATCCTGAACAAGACAGTGAAGAATTATACCAGGGATTTCTCTTTTATCTGGGATGAGATACATCTTATGCTGACGTATGATAGTAATTGGAGAAAAGCCCAGACAATTGCAGTTGATATCGCGAATGATGTCACGAAGGAGTTTGAGATATCTGCAAAAAAAGAACTCAAGGATATGGGAGATAAATACCTGATAACTCCTGCTGATGTTGAAAGCAAGATATATACCCAGATCACTGATAACTGGATCGATATGCAACTCAGATATGTGGTCGATCCGCGCCGCCGCAGGACAAATAAGCATCTGCTGAATGAAAAGATACTTGATGCTTTTCTCAAGGAAAAAGATATTAAGATCGCATCGGCAACCTATGAGATCGTAGGGTTCCCGGCTGTGAGGATGGAGAAATGA
- a CDS encoding TIGR00341 family protein, translating to MALRQIEIFIPSKEEYRVQDALKDLPVLGIWQERFSKDFIQIIILLDAETSEFVLDRLEQNISLVEGYRIIILPVEATLPKQKPLHEKVPEREEPVLEDKTNEKPARISREELYSDIEETINQTRIFIVLAFLSSVVAAIGILQNNVAVIIGAMVIAPLLGPNVALSLATTLGDIDLAKRALKANIKGILTVLSFAVILGFVFKVDPNIPELISRTKVTFGDIILALAAGSAAALSLTTGVPSALIGVMVAVALLPPLVVFGLLLGQGEWVLATGALLLVLTNAICINLSGVVTFLIQGIRPRKYRDADRAKKATIIALILWTFLLILLGVSIVLSQKW from the coding sequence ATGGCTCTTCGTCAGATTGAGATATTTATTCCCTCAAAGGAAGAATATCGCGTTCAGGACGCGTTGAAAGACTTACCGGTCCTGGGAATATGGCAGGAAAGGTTTTCAAAGGATTTCATCCAGATAATAATACTTCTTGATGCAGAGACTAGTGAATTCGTTCTTGATAGATTGGAACAAAATATATCCCTGGTGGAAGGATACAGGATAATAATTCTTCCTGTTGAGGCCACTCTGCCAAAACAAAAACCATTACATGAAAAAGTACCTGAGAGGGAAGAACCGGTCCTGGAAGATAAAACCAATGAAAAACCCGCCAGGATAAGTCGTGAAGAACTCTATTCTGATATTGAAGAGACCATCAATCAGACCAGGATATTTATTGTCCTGGCCTTTTTATCTTCTGTGGTTGCTGCTATTGGCATCCTGCAAAATAATGTTGCTGTTATTATAGGCGCAATGGTTATCGCCCCCTTACTGGGCCCGAACGTTGCACTCTCGCTTGCAACCACTCTTGGTGATATTGACCTGGCCAAACGGGCCCTGAAAGCCAATATTAAGGGTATACTTACTGTCCTTTCATTTGCTGTAATTCTGGGATTTGTGTTTAAGGTAGACCCGAATATCCCCGAACTGATTTCCAGAACAAAAGTCACTTTCGGTGACATTATTCTCGCCCTTGCCGCAGGCAGTGCAGCTGCGCTGTCATTGACCACAGGCGTTCCAAGTGCCCTTATCGGTGTCATGGTTGCTGTGGCCCTGCTCCCGCCGCTTGTTGTTTTCGGGTTGTTGCTGGGGCAGGGAGAATGGGTATTGGCAACGGGGGCACTGCTTCTGGTGCTCACGAACGCGATATGCATAAATCTTTCAGGTGTTGTGACCTTCCTGATACAGGGAATACGTCCCCGCAAGTACAGGGATGCAGACAGGGCCAAAAAGGCGACAATAATTGCTCTTATTCTGTGGACATTTCTGTTGATATTGCTCGGAGTATCGATTGTTCTTTCGCAGAAATGGTAA
- a CDS encoding DUF432 domain-containing protein, which produces MYGSYDIPLKIEHESFSLSIEKAGNLHIYKREVFYGTEEKVLLFDDAKIILNPIEPVNKPKNITAFLLIEFEKPFVVGPGTSNPVYIKFPIEIGVFISNNKQFEILDVLTLVKQKFTLYGDPARGMICKYWKSEVYPGIPEADPMMEGVMEVKIENTTSRWIEISKAVFNAYDMRLYYNNDMVSMKSKMKIMGEQIAKTVFFNSPIRNEMEKSIERYTAGKVSVMGPKFMMEGGL; this is translated from the coding sequence ATGTATGGGTCGTATGATATTCCGTTAAAGATTGAGCATGAAAGTTTCTCTCTTTCAATTGAAAAGGCTGGAAACTTGCATATATACAAACGAGAAGTTTTTTATGGAACTGAAGAGAAGGTCCTGTTGTTCGATGATGCAAAGATCATATTGAATCCCATCGAGCCGGTGAATAAACCCAAGAATATTACCGCATTTTTGCTTATAGAATTTGAAAAGCCCTTTGTAGTAGGACCGGGCACATCCAATCCTGTCTATATAAAATTCCCTATCGAAATAGGTGTTTTTATATCAAATAACAAACAATTTGAAATTCTTGATGTCCTCACGCTGGTTAAACAAAAGTTCACCCTGTACGGTGACCCGGCCAGAGGTATGATATGCAAATACTGGAAGAGTGAGGTCTATCCAGGCATTCCTGAAGCTGACCCGATGATGGAAGGAGTCATGGAGGTCAAGATCGAGAATACAACATCCCGCTGGATCGAAATATCAAAAGCCGTGTTCAATGCGTATGATATGAGGCTTTATTATAATAATGACATGGTTTCCATGAAGTCCAAAATGAAGATAATGGGCGAACAGATAGCAAAAACGGTTTTTTTCAATTCCCCGATTAGAAACGAGATGGAAAAATCCATCGAGCGCTATACTGCGGGTAAAGTCTCAGTAATGGGTCCGAAATTCATGATGGAGGGGGGTCTATGA
- the corA gene encoding magnesium/cobalt transporter CorA, whose amino-acid sequence MSRFFKTSKKVGLPPGTLQHIGEKKAETVKISILDYDETNLEEKVAKTVEECFPFKEKPTVTWINVDGLHQVDIIETIGKHFDVHPLIMEDIVHTDQRPKMEDFGHYIFIVMKMLQFNESNNEIMGEQISLILGNNFVISFQEMEGDTFDPVRERIRNSKGRIRKMGPDYLAYALVDSIVDNYFLILEKLGERIEDREEELVTNPIPETLQTIHEMKREMIYLRKSVWPLRELISGLERGESTLILDSTTVYLRDVYDHTIQVIDTIETFRDMLSGMLDIYLSSVSNRMNEVMKVLTIIATIFIPLTFFAGVYGMNFEYMPELGWQWSYPLLWVVFIGTGFSMFLFFKRKRWL is encoded by the coding sequence ATGTCCCGATTTTTCAAAACATCAAAGAAAGTTGGTCTTCCTCCTGGTACTCTTCAACATATCGGGGAAAAAAAAGCAGAGACGGTAAAGATTTCCATCTTGGATTATGATGAGACGAATCTGGAAGAGAAGGTAGCAAAGACTGTTGAAGAATGTTTTCCCTTTAAGGAGAAGCCCACTGTCACCTGGATAAATGTGGATGGGCTCCACCAGGTGGATATCATTGAAACCATAGGGAAGCATTTTGATGTCCACCCCCTCATCATGGAAGATATTGTCCACACTGACCAGCGTCCAAAAATGGAGGACTTCGGACATTACATTTTTATCGTAATGAAAATGCTCCAGTTCAACGAATCGAACAATGAAATTATGGGGGAACAGATAAGTCTTATCCTCGGTAACAACTTTGTGATATCCTTCCAGGAAATGGAAGGCGATACCTTTGATCCTGTACGGGAAAGGATCAGGAATTCCAAAGGCCGCATCCGGAAAATGGGTCCTGATTACCTGGCCTATGCCCTGGTCGATTCCATTGTTGACAATTATTTCCTGATACTTGAGAAACTGGGTGAAAGAATTGAGGATAGAGAAGAGGAACTGGTCACCAATCCCATACCTGAGACCCTGCAAACCATTCACGAAATGAAACGGGAGATGATATATCTTCGTAAATCGGTCTGGCCGTTGCGTGAATTGATCAGCGGACTGGAAAGAGGCGAGTCAACGCTTATCCTGGATTCCACAACCGTCTACCTGAGGGATGTGTACGACCATACCATCCAGGTCATAGATACCATCGAGACCTTCAGGGATATGCTTTCAGGCATGCTGGATATCTATCTCTCAAGTGTGAGCAACAGGATGAACGAGGTCATGAAGGTGCTGACCATCATAGCCACCATATTCATCCCCCTTACCTTTTTCGCAGGGGTATATGGGATGAACTTTGAATACATGCCTGAACTGGGGTGGCAGTGGAGCTATCCATTGCTCTGGGTAGTGTTCATCGGCACAGGTTTTTCAATGTTCTTGTTCTTCAAACGGAAACGGTGGTTATAA
- a CDS encoding mechanosensitive ion channel family protein, which produces MNVTDVFSSIPGGDGPVLKFLIVLLTIIGAVFVSKVATIYLRRTLKEKMSKDHLEIILKLTSYSIIIVAILFFMLPALNVEPSSILVAGSVVGFIIGFASQNIVGNMVSGLFLMTERPIKVGNIVNIDGNSGTVEDITLISTIIRTYDGLYVRIPNQTVFTTTITNYVANVARRFDYVVGIRYNDDADKAIEIIKNIIEDHPFTLKNPSPVVFVDNLGDNAVNIVVRIWAPSTDWYGAKTELLWIMKKTLEENGMEIAFPQRTLWFANELQSKQIDKKEVPSGNG; this is translated from the coding sequence ATGAACGTTACTGACGTTTTTAGCTCCATACCTGGCGGGGATGGCCCGGTCTTGAAATTCCTCATAGTCCTTCTGACCATTATTGGAGCAGTCTTTGTCAGTAAGGTAGCCACGATCTATCTCAGAAGAACTCTCAAAGAGAAGATGAGCAAAGACCACCTGGAGATCATTCTCAAATTAACCTCATACTCAATCATTATTGTCGCTATTTTATTCTTCATGCTTCCGGCCCTGAATGTTGAACCCTCAAGCATACTTGTGGCTGGCAGTGTTGTTGGTTTCATTATAGGTTTTGCCAGCCAGAATATCGTAGGCAACATGGTATCGGGTTTGTTCCTGATGACCGAGAGACCCATAAAGGTGGGCAATATCGTGAACATAGATGGAAATTCAGGCACAGTAGAGGATATTACCCTGATCTCCACCATTATCAGGACCTATGATGGATTATATGTGAGAATACCAAACCAGACAGTGTTCACAACGACCATTACCAATTATGTGGCCAATGTGGCCAGAAGGTTCGATTATGTGGTGGGGATACGCTACAACGACGATGCTGACAAGGCCATAGAGATCATCAAAAATATCATCGAAGATCATCCTTTTACCCTCAAGAACCCATCGCCCGTTGTGTTCGTGGATAATCTGGGGGATAATGCGGTCAATATTGTTGTCAGGATATGGGCGCCCAGTACCGATTGGTATGGAGCTAAGACCGAGCTTCTCTGGATAATGAAGAAAACTCTGGAGGAGAACGGCATGGAGATCGCTTTCCCGCAGCGCACATTATGGTTCGCCAATGAGCTGCAGAGCAAGCAGATAGATAAAAAAGAAGTACCATCTGGTAATGGATAG
- a CDS encoding mechanosensitive ion channel family protein, whose translation MDVLWFLGLVLAIVLLIIYWRIYIDVSTFTSVFELLLPKFSFVIITLFIVKIFLKISLPILNRAVKPHFKSGEWKVVRMLYIYFVWFLALIIIISGVLGNFSSLGISLSLLGAGLAFALQQVILSFAAWFLIMVKRPYKIGDRIYIKSNDILGDVENITMLFTVLKDVTGDETVTGKNVIIPNSVVFLEPIINYSYDIPQVWLSIPVSVTYESDLGLAERIIFNAAKEVAGEEMKQAARLMRVKTPESVQVEFALEEPVLRVGFADSSVTVTVRVMCLPKLVPAIRTEVYRKVLEEFNNPENKDKVEIAYPHMELVLHDEGMGDNMKNFLKSPRS comes from the coding sequence ATGGATGTCCTGTGGTTTCTGGGGCTTGTCCTGGCCATTGTACTCCTTATTATCTACTGGAGGATATATATTGATGTGTCGACATTCACCAGCGTGTTCGAACTGTTATTGCCAAAATTTTCGTTCGTGATCATAACCCTGTTCATTGTCAAAATATTCCTGAAAATCTCATTACCCATATTGAACCGGGCTGTCAAACCACATTTCAAATCAGGGGAATGGAAAGTTGTCCGGATGCTCTATATCTATTTTGTATGGTTCCTTGCATTGATAATAATTATCAGCGGTGTACTGGGAAATTTTTCATCACTCGGGATCTCTTTGAGCTTACTGGGTGCGGGACTGGCCTTTGCGCTCCAGCAGGTGATACTGAGCTTTGCAGCATGGTTCTTGATCATGGTTAAGCGTCCCTACAAGATAGGTGACAGGATCTATATCAAGAGCAATGACATTCTTGGTGATGTAGAGAACATCACTATGCTGTTCACCGTGCTCAAGGACGTGACCGGGGACGAGACCGTTACTGGCAAGAACGTGATCATCCCGAACAGTGTCGTTTTTTTGGAACCCATCATAAACTATTCCTACGATATCCCCCAGGTCTGGCTCTCAATACCCGTCAGTGTGACGTATGAGAGTGACCTTGGCCTGGCTGAGCGGATAATCTTTAACGCTGCCAAAGAGGTAGCAGGTGAGGAGATGAAGCAGGCAGCGAGGTTGATGCGGGTCAAGACACCTGAGAGCGTACAGGTGGAGTTCGCCCTGGAAGAGCCTGTGCTCAGAGTGGGATTTGCAGACTCCAGCGTAACGGTGACCGTAAGGGTGATGTGCCTTCCCAAACTGGTACCTGCCATCAGGACCGAGGTGTACAGGAAGGTGCTGGAGGAATTCAACAATCCTGAAAATAAGGATAAAGTGGAGATAGCATATCCCCATATGGAACTGGTTCTGCATGATGAGGGGATGGGGGATAACATGAAAAACTTTTTAAAATCACCCAGGTCCTGA